Proteins from one Nicotiana tabacum cultivar K326 chromosome 23, ASM71507v2, whole genome shotgun sequence genomic window:
- the LOC107786460 gene encoding serine/threonine-protein kinase BLUS1-like → MRRSKSSGLPKDYQPGKVGKTIIDPNTKDTYLLNKEIGSTSDGCCRVYRALHSESMENDTLIPCGHVTLKTINKNHENECVELQLEAHTSFTNPRGNLIAVKNYFDTNEVLCVSLPYMSEGSLRYILSTRTQKILSEDCIAIVLKESLLGLKDIHLIRRVHTTFNAGDILVHIGDSNGEIKIKLAFAASVYNSENINTEEEEGGSSSSVFLDLKSISKWGAAPEVYEKDNATNGPKSDIWLLGITALELGYGELPVKNREDLDCIIKKIREKKKLPKSLEKLLKKKGKVKKALDLIKRKEKVFSEEFENMVIECLNEEPEKRPTADQLLNYPFFTKQRDMKRFEQFVLNSENNSDPTSDN, encoded by the coding sequence ATGCGTAGGTCTAAATCATCAGGTCTACCAAAAGATTATCAGCCAGGAAAAGTTGGCAAGACCATTATTGATCCAAACACTAAGGACACTTACCTTCTCAACAAAGAAATTGGTTCTACTTCTGATGGTTGCTGCCGAGTTTACAGAGCTTTACATTCCGAATCTATGGAAAATGATACACTTATTCCTTGTGGCCACGTCACTTTGAAGACGATAAACAAGAATCATGAAAATGAATGTGTGGAGTTGCAACTAGAAGCACATACGAGTTTTACTAATCCTCGTGGCAATTTAATAGCAGTCAAGAATTATTTCGATACTAATGAAGTTTTATGCGTTTCATTGCCGTACATGTCAGAAGGATCTCTTCGTTATATTCTCTCGACTCGAACGCAGAAAATTTTGTCAGAGGATTGTATTGCTATTGTTCTTAAAGAATCACTTCTTGGTCTAAAAGATATCCATCTTATTCGAAGGGTTCATACAACTTTCAATGCTGGTGATATTTTAGTTCACATTGGTGATAGTAATGGCGAAATCAAGATCAAATTAGCATTTGCAGCATCAGTATATAATTCAGAAAACATCAAtaccgaagaagaagaaggtggttCCAGTTCTTCTGTTTTTTTGGATCTTAAGAGTATTTCTAAATGGGGTGCGGCGCCAGAGGTTTATGAGAAAGATAATGCTACAAATGGAccaaaatctgatatttggcTATTGGGAATAACGGCATTGGAATTAGGTTACGGGGAGTTACCAGTGAAAAATCGTGAAGATTTGGATTGTATAATCAAGAAGATAAGggaaaagaagaaattgccaaaATCACTTGAAAAACTGCTGAAGAAGAAAGGGAAAGTCAAGAAAGCTTTGGAtttgattaaaagaaaagaaaaggtgtTTTCAGAGGAGTTTGAGAATATGGTGATTGAATGTCTTAATGAGGAACCAGAAAAGAGGCCAACTGCTGATCAGCTTCTCAATTATCCATTTTTTACTAAGCAAAGAGATATGAAAAGGTTTGAGCAATTTGTGTTGAACAGTGAGAATAATTCAGATCCTACGTCTGATAATTGA